From a region of the Chiloscyllium punctatum isolate Juve2018m chromosome 1, sChiPun1.3, whole genome shotgun sequence genome:
- the LOC140482200 gene encoding interleukin-8-like: protein MIKTTTAVTIILLLCALTAQGIPVPGPQARCLCLNSSSEFINPKLIKSLKYIPKGSHCEMLEIIVTMKTGKKLCVSPDAEWVKIIIKAKKDANSRKKEPKPQGDGLNFKLEKLEENGTLK, encoded by the exons ATGATCAAGACAACAACTGCAGTAACTATCATCCTGCTTTTGTGTGCTCTAACTGCACAGG GTATCCCTGTGCCAGGACCTCAAGCCCGGTGCTTGTGCCTCAACTCCAGCTCTGAGTTCATCAATCCAAAGCTCATCAAGAGTTTGAAATACATTCCCAAAGGATCGCACTGTGAGATGCTGGAGATAAT TGTCACCATGAAAACCGGGAAGAAATTATGTGTGAGCCCTGATGCTGAGTGGGTGAAGATTATCATTAAAGCAAAGAAAG ATGCCAATTCACGCAAAAAAGAACCAAAGCCACAAGGAGATGGACTTAATTTCAAACTTGAGAAACTGGAAGAAAATGGGACATTGAAATGA